One Panicum virgatum strain AP13 chromosome 9K, P.virgatum_v5, whole genome shotgun sequence genomic region harbors:
- the LOC120648344 gene encoding phosphomethylpyrimidine synthase, chloroplastic-like translates to MAALQPSFSSTMALRSSGSSLKFPKTALLPGFSGISRQDMQERNSSLACLIPKVASVTDQSIAEPSKPRKNKNTVDPTAPEFLPLPSFEECFPRSTKESSEIVHEESGHVLKVPFRRVHLTGDQKHFDTYDTSGPQNISPRTGLPKIRKEWIDRREKLGSPRYTQMYYAKQGIITEEMIYCAKRENLSPEFVRTEVAHGRAIIPSNKRHLELEPMIVGRNFLVKVNANIGNSAVVSSIEEEVHKLQWATMWGADTVMDLSTGRHIHETREWIIRNSPVPIGTVPIYQALEKVNGIAENLSWEIFRETLIEQAEQGVDYFTIHAGVLLRYIPLTTKRMTGIVSRGGSIHAKWCLTYHKENFAYEHWDDILDICNQYDVALSIGDGLRPGSIYDANDSAQFAELLTQGELTRRAWAKDVQVMNEGPGHIPMHKIPENMEKQLEWCNEAPFYTLGPLTTDIAPGYDHITSAIGAANIGALGTALLCYVTPKEHLGLPNRDDVKTGVISYKIAAHAADLAKGHPYAQAWDDALSKARFEFRWLDQFALSLDPVTAMSFHDETLPSEGAKVAHFCSMCGPKFCSMKITEDIRKYADEHGYGTVEEAVKEGMNAMSAEFLAARKTISGEQHGEAGGEIYVPESYAAHK, encoded by the exons ATGGCTGCGCTTCAACCCTCATTTTCATCGACAATGGCTCTGAGGAGTAGCGGCAGCAGTCTTAAGTTCCCCAAAACTGCACTTCTACCTGGTTTTAGTGGCATTTCACGTCAAGACATGCAAGAAAGGAATAGTAGCCTTGCTTGTTTAATCCCCAAGGTTGCTTCGGTAACTGATCAGTCAATAGCAGAACCATCAAAACCCAGGAAAAATAAGAACACAGTCGACCCTACAGCACCAGAATTTCTGCCACTCCCATCATTTGAAGAATGCTTTCCAAGGAGTACCAAAGAATCAAG TGAAATCGTTCACGAGGAATCTGGTCATGTCCTCAAGGTCCCATTCCGGAGAGTCCACTTGACTGGAGATCAGAAGCACTTTGACACATATGACACCAGTGGTCCTCAAAATATAAGCCCAAGGACTG gacTCCCAAAGATAAGGAAGGAATGGATTGATAGGAGGGAAAAGCTGGGTAGTCCTCGTTACACGCAAATGTATTATGCTAAACAGGGAATCATAACAGAGGAGATGATATATTGTGCCAAGCGTGAGAACCTTAGTCCTGAATTTGTTCGGACAGAAGTTGCCCATGGACGAGCCATAATTCCTTCCAACAAGAGGCACCTGGAATTGGAACCCATGATTGTTGGAAGAAACTTCCTTGTAAAGGTGAATGCAAATATTGGGAATTCAGCTGTTGTGAGCTCCATCGAGGAGGAAGTTCACAAGCTCCAGTGGGCCACAATGTGGGGAGCTGATACTGTCATGGATCTTTCAACAGGGCGACACATCCATGAGACCCGGGAATGGATTATTCGTAACTCTCCAGTTCCTATTGGGACCGTTCCTATTTACCAAGCACTTGAGAAAGTAAATGGTATTGCAGAAAATTTGAGCTGGGAAATCTTTAGGGAGACCTTGATTGAACAAGCTGAGCAGGGTGTTGATTACTTCACAATCCATGCTGGTGTCCTGCTCCGTTACATTCCACTTACAACAAAGAGAATGACTGGCATAGTTTCGCGTGGTGGCTCGATTCATGCAAAATGGTGCTTAACTTATCACAAGGAGAACTTTGCTTATGAACACTGGGATGACATTCTGGACATATGCAATCAATATGATGTGGCATTATCAATTGGTGATGGCTTGAGGCCTGGTTCTATTTATGATGCAAATGATAGTGCTCAGTTTGCAGAGTTGTTGACTCAAGGGGAACTAACACGTCGAGCATGGGCGAAAGATGTGCAG GTGATGAATGAAGGCCCAGGGCACATCCCAATGCATAAAATTCCTGAAAACATGGAGAAACAGCTGGAGTGGTGTAATGAAGCACCTTTCTATACGTTGGGTCCACTGACAACTGATATTGCACCTGGTTATGATCACATCACCTCAGCCATTGGTGCTGCCAACATTGGAGCTCTTGGCACTGCACTTCTTTGTTATGTAACACCAAAGGAGCACCTTGGGTTGCCTAATCGTGATGATGTTAAGACAGGTGTGATATCCTACAAAATTGCTGCTCATGCTGCTGACTTGGCAAAGGGTCATCCCTATGCACAAGCTTGGGATGATGCCCTTAGCAAGGCAAGGTTTGAGTTTAGATGGCTCGATCAATTTGCTCTGTCGCTGGACCCAGTAACTGCCATGTCTTTCCATGATGAAACATTGCCATCCGAGGGTGCCAAAGTTGCACATTTCTGCTCAATGTGTGGGCCCAAGTTTTGTTCGATGAAAATCACAGAGGATATTAGAAAGTATGCGGATGAACATGGTTACGGAACAGTAGAGGAAGCTGTGAAGGAAGGAATGAATGCTATGAGTGCTGAATTTTTGGCTGCAAGGAAGACAATTAGTGGGGAACAGCATGGTGAAGCTGGAGGGGAGATCTACGTACCAGAAAGCTATGCAGCTCACAAATGA